Below is a genomic region from Acidobacteriota bacterium.
GATGAAGGCAGATCATCGTGCGGCTGCAGCGATGGTCGATGAGCTCGCAACGGCGAAGTACGAGGCCGATGAGGCCGCGGGAATCGCCCGATGCCTGGCACACCATTTCTGGGAGCACGTCGACAAGGAGGACAGCGTACTCTTCCCGGAATCGGTCGATCGTCTTCGCCGGAACGGCGTGGTGCGGCTCGCCGGGCGTGGACCGACGGTGAAGGAAGAAGCCACTCGAGAGCTCGGCGAGGGCCTCACTGAGAGATTTCCCCCGCTCGACGATCCGGAGATCGTGCGCGGCGACGGATGCATCGCCTGCTCGGCGTTCGGCGACACCTGCAGCGGAATCGAGTCCGAGTGGTGGACCAGCTGGGAGAGGCAGCACTACCGGTCGCTCGACGATGGGTAGTCTGAATTCTGAATTCGGAATTCTGAGTTGGGAATGCCGAC
It encodes:
- a CDS encoding hemerythrin domain-containing protein; protein product: MQLIDELKAEHLLVDRVAGALIRFAEEASSGGIEPEYIEDFVTFFRVFVAGYHHQREEDSLFAVLVARAEISADRGPLAVMKADHRAAAAMVDELATAKYEADEAAGIARCLAHHFWEHVDKEDSVLFPESVDRLRRNGVVRLAGRGPTVKEEATRELGEGLTERFPPLDDPEIVRGDGCIACSAFGDTCSGIESEWWTSWERQHYRSLDDG